The following proteins are encoded in a genomic region of Nitratireductor sp. GISD-1A_MAKvit:
- a CDS encoding GNAT family N-acetyltransferase, with product MNGSVVGGAVAPVYFIRCEVTQDEGEREALLDRVMGPKRRLKSSETLRRERLPAQGLAFAAVDATGGLVGSVRLWNVRAQGGGAGMLLLGPLAVERTVAGRGVGTSLVRHALLEAQRLGHGAVLLVGDPAYYQRFGFSALLTGKLAMPGPYERDRLLALELVPGWLKDASGILQPCGRPIVAEDAAPSLVA from the coding sequence ATGAACGGGTCTGTGGTTGGCGGGGCAGTCGCTCCGGTCTACTTTATTCGTTGTGAAGTCACGCAGGATGAAGGTGAGCGCGAAGCGCTGCTCGATCGCGTCATGGGGCCAAAGCGCAGGCTGAAGTCGTCCGAGACCCTGCGGCGCGAGCGGTTGCCAGCGCAAGGGCTTGCATTCGCTGCAGTTGACGCAACCGGAGGCCTGGTAGGCTCGGTACGGCTTTGGAACGTCCGTGCGCAGGGGGGTGGAGCGGGGATGCTGCTTCTTGGGCCACTTGCCGTTGAGAGGACGGTTGCCGGACGGGGTGTCGGGACATCGCTTGTGCGCCATGCCCTTTTGGAGGCGCAGCGGCTGGGACATGGTGCGGTTTTGCTGGTGGGCGACCCTGCCTATTACCAACGCTTCGGTTTCAGCGCCCTGCTGACGGGCAAACTGGCAATGCCGGGGCCATACGAGAGGGATCGGCTGCTCGCGCTGGAGCTTGTTCCGGGCTGGTTGAAAGACGCTTCGGGCATCCTGCAGCCGTGTGGCCGACCGATCGTCGCAGAAGATGCGGCACCAAGTCTCGTCGCCTGA
- a CDS encoding SCP2 sterol-binding domain-containing protein: MSMDAIAEKVKARVADSSFGSSVKFDCGSDGVIVVDGNSVSTSDAKADCVISLAKEDLEAMIAGDLDPTAAFMQGKLKVDGDMSVAMQLSQVL; the protein is encoded by the coding sequence ATGAGTATGGACGCTATCGCCGAGAAGGTAAAAGCCCGGGTCGCAGATTCCAGCTTTGGCAGTTCCGTGAAGTTTGATTGCGGCAGCGATGGCGTCATCGTGGTGGATGGGAACAGCGTTTCCACGAGCGATGCCAAAGCTGATTGCGTGATCAGCTTGGCAAAAGAGGATCTTGAAGCAATGATCGCCGGCGATCTGGATCCGACCGCTGCATTCATGCAGGGGAAACTCAAGGTCGACGGAGACATGTCAGTCGCCATGCAGCTTAGCCAGGTCCTTTAA
- a CDS encoding MarR family winged helix-turn-helix transcriptional regulator, producing the protein MSSIVLGRAAEHCLIAASADEKSIFWRFTVTMTQTRADISPPPNENDYLEVFDTPPHTSCLPPLATAIGYKLRRAQLTVFQDFQKSFACVKLRPAEFAVLSLIASNPGQKQTEVAEQLGIKRANFVALMDCLESRGLAERRKGDIDRRSHSLHLTSKGLEFIEEVSKLWAQHEKRIIERLGGEENRDTLIALLDRLLVGKKRATLPRG; encoded by the coding sequence TTGAGTTCGATTGTTTTAGGTCGAGCGGCGGAGCACTGTTTGATCGCCGCTTCTGCGGACGAAAAGAGTATATTTTGGAGATTTACAGTGACGATGACGCAAACCAGGGCCGATATTTCACCGCCGCCCAATGAGAATGATTACCTGGAGGTTTTCGATACGCCTCCTCACACATCCTGCTTACCACCTCTGGCGACCGCCATCGGTTACAAGTTGCGCCGCGCACAGCTTACCGTGTTTCAGGATTTTCAAAAATCGTTTGCCTGCGTGAAGCTGAGACCGGCCGAATTTGCAGTGCTTTCCCTCATTGCCTCAAATCCGGGGCAAAAGCAGACAGAAGTGGCCGAACAGCTTGGCATCAAGCGCGCAAACTTCGTTGCATTGATGGATTGCCTGGAATCGCGTGGGCTGGCCGAGCGACGCAAAGGCGACATCGACCGTCGCTCTCATTCCCTTCATCTCACATCAAAGGGATTGGAGTTCATCGAAGAGGTTTCAAAGCTCTGGGCCCAGCATGAGAAACGCATTATTGAGCGGCTTGGCGGTGAGGAGAACCGGGACACGCTAATTGCCTTGCTGGACCGTCTTCTCGTGGGCAAGAAACGCGCAACGCTTCCCCGGGGATGA
- a CDS encoding rod-binding protein, protein MAISPPGDIVLNVARAADPAKAAAARERLAARSDTAANFSTVIDHQSAGVSRSDANPPSEVEKKFEAMVLQNFMQSLLPEETSAVYGEGLAGEMWRSMLAQQLSETLAEKGGIGIARNVLRDYTVENEKRVPVGAVSSTPEQEEAGRRTLMSTAMVEEIERHTARTLGAHPATNRDETDS, encoded by the coding sequence GTGGCGATATCGCCTCCCGGCGACATTGTTTTGAACGTTGCGCGCGCCGCCGATCCGGCAAAGGCTGCCGCCGCCAGGGAGCGGTTGGCAGCAAGGTCGGATACAGCCGCGAACTTCTCGACAGTGATCGATCATCAATCCGCAGGTGTCTCGCGATCGGACGCCAACCCGCCATCTGAAGTGGAGAAGAAATTCGAGGCAATGGTTCTGCAGAACTTCATGCAGTCGCTTCTGCCCGAAGAGACATCGGCCGTTTATGGCGAAGGCCTTGCCGGCGAGATGTGGCGCTCCATGCTCGCACAGCAGTTGAGCGAGACACTCGCTGAGAAAGGCGGGATTGGCATCGCCCGAAATGTCCTTCGTGACTATACCGTGGAGAACGAAAAGCGGGTTCCCGTTGGTGCGGTCTCCTCCACACCGGAACAGGAAGAGGCAGGCCGGCGGACGCTCATGTCCACGGCCATGGTCGAGGAAATCGAGCGGCACACGGCCAGAACGCTTGGAGCACACCCTGCCACAAACCGCGATGAAACTGACAGCTGA
- the fliR gene encoding flagellar biosynthetic protein FliR: MLETPLLAAFLAFCRIGGCFLFMPGLSSVRVPMQVRLFAAVAATLAMLAHLWDQITPHVSTEPGPLFLLIASELAIGGLIGLIARLYVLSLQFIATAMAMFSGFGMAAGGTAIEEAEAQPPLTALISLSALMLLFILDFHHQIIRALVISYELAPIQSLFDPQAALADITDTLSDAFFVMIRLGSPFLAYGILVNLAIGFINKLTPQIPIYFISLPFVIAGAIILLYFAIPSLLSLFGDGFFPIFDGR; encoded by the coding sequence ATGTTGGAGACCCCGCTTCTTGCTGCATTCCTGGCGTTCTGTCGCATAGGAGGGTGTTTTCTCTTCATGCCTGGCCTCTCCAGCGTGCGGGTTCCGATGCAGGTGCGTCTGTTTGCAGCGGTTGCTGCAACCCTCGCAATGCTCGCCCATCTCTGGGATCAGATCACGCCCCACGTCTCTACAGAACCCGGACCGCTTTTCCTGCTCATTGCGTCTGAACTTGCGATCGGTGGGCTGATCGGTCTGATTGCCCGTCTTTATGTGCTTTCACTGCAGTTCATCGCAACGGCGATGGCTATGTTCTCCGGCTTCGGCATGGCCGCCGGGGGCACCGCCATCGAAGAAGCCGAGGCCCAGCCTCCCCTCACCGCGCTCATTTCGCTTTCGGCACTGATGCTGCTTTTCATTCTGGACTTTCACCACCAGATCATCCGCGCGCTTGTCATCTCCTATGAACTGGCACCCATCCAAAGCCTGTTCGACCCGCAGGCAGCACTCGCCGACATAACCGACACACTCTCTGATGCCTTTTTCGTCATGATCCGGCTGGGCAGCCCCTTTCTCGCCTACGGCATTCTGGTCAATCTGGCCATCGGTTTCATAAACAAGCTGACACCGCAGATACCGATCTACTTCATCTCGCTCCCCTTCGTGATCGCTGGTGCCATCATCCTTCTGTACTTCGCCATACCCTCGCTGCTCAGCCTGTTTGGCGACGGGTTTTTCCCGATTTTCGACGGACGATAG
- the flhA gene encoding flagellar biosynthesis protein FlhA — translation MALSETITGAETRKHGRDVGFAIGIVVILAVLFLPVPPFLIDVGLAFSIALSVLILMVALWIQRPLDFSSFPTILLIATMLRLSLNIATTRVILSEGHEGANAAGYVIGGFSRMVMSGDFVIGLIVFLILVVVNFVVITKGSTRIAEVGARFTLDAIPGKQMSIDADLSAGTIDDKEAQRRRAELEEESSFFGAMDGASKFVRGDAIAGLIITAINIVGGIAIGYARHDMSVGEAADVFTKLSVGDGLVSQIPALIVSLAAGLLVSKGGTRGSADQAVFGQLSAYPRALFVAAMLLTVLGLVPGLPLVPFLALAGIMAGIGYALPRRARQRLEQANEAQRQEELSQEEEERNSVKSSLKTAEIELLIGKQLSTRLLASHQELAYRMSKMRKKFAAQYGFVVPEVRLTDDYSIPPKNYRIKIHGTVVTEYQMRVGELLVLVGNNRVPDMPGEEVKEPAFGMRAYSVPEMFADDLKRDRYAFADNMSVLLTHLSEVIRNNLPQLLSYKDMKALIERLDPEYRKLADEICSSHITYPGLQAVLKLLLAERVSIRNLHLIIEAIAEIAPHIRRTEQIVEHVRIRMAQQICGDLTEGNTLKVLRLGGRWDLAFHQALKRDAKGEIREFDIDPRQLEEFGQEASASIRKHLDAGERFVLVTAPEARPYVRMIIERLFPTLPVLSHVEMAKGVELSVLGSIS, via the coding sequence ATGGCGTTGAGCGAAACAATAACAGGCGCAGAGACACGAAAGCACGGTCGCGATGTCGGCTTTGCCATCGGTATTGTCGTCATCCTGGCAGTTCTATTCCTTCCGGTGCCACCATTCCTCATCGACGTCGGTCTGGCGTTCTCGATCGCTTTGTCCGTTCTCATTCTAATGGTTGCGCTTTGGATTCAGAGACCACTCGATTTCTCATCCTTTCCGACCATCCTGTTGATCGCGACCATGCTGCGCCTGTCGCTCAACATCGCCACAACCCGCGTCATACTCTCCGAAGGGCACGAGGGGGCGAATGCCGCCGGCTATGTGATCGGCGGTTTCTCACGGATGGTCATGAGCGGCGACTTCGTGATCGGCCTCATTGTGTTCCTCATTCTCGTCGTGGTGAATTTCGTTGTGATCACCAAGGGGTCCACACGCATTGCCGAAGTCGGCGCCCGCTTCACGCTCGACGCAATCCCCGGCAAGCAGATGTCCATCGATGCAGATCTCTCGGCCGGAACGATCGACGACAAGGAAGCCCAGCGCCGTCGTGCGGAGCTCGAAGAGGAAAGTTCGTTTTTCGGTGCCATGGATGGCGCTTCGAAATTCGTGCGGGGTGATGCAATTGCCGGCCTCATCATCACCGCCATCAACATTGTGGGCGGCATTGCCATCGGTTATGCCCGCCATGACATGAGCGTTGGTGAGGCTGCCGACGTCTTCACCAAACTGTCGGTGGGCGATGGCCTCGTTTCGCAGATTCCAGCCCTGATCGTTTCGCTGGCGGCCGGCCTCCTCGTTTCCAAGGGCGGCACACGGGGATCGGCCGATCAGGCCGTATTCGGCCAGCTCAGCGCCTATCCCCGCGCACTCTTCGTCGCGGCAATGCTGCTGACAGTTCTGGGCCTCGTCCCCGGGCTACCCCTCGTCCCCTTCCTCGCCCTCGCCGGCATCATGGCCGGCATCGGCTACGCACTGCCGCGCCGTGCCCGTCAACGACTGGAGCAGGCCAACGAGGCACAGCGGCAGGAAGAACTCTCCCAGGAAGAGGAAGAGCGCAATTCCGTCAAATCCTCGCTGAAGACCGCCGAGATCGAACTGCTGATCGGTAAGCAGCTTTCCACACGTCTTCTCGCGTCGCACCAGGAACTGGCTTACCGCATGAGCAAAATGCGCAAGAAGTTCGCTGCACAGTACGGCTTCGTGGTTCCTGAAGTGCGCCTGACGGACGACTACTCCATTCCGCCCAAGAACTATCGCATCAAAATCCATGGCACCGTGGTGACGGAATACCAGATGCGCGTTGGCGAGCTTCTGGTGCTGGTCGGCAACAACCGGGTGCCGGACATGCCCGGAGAAGAAGTGAAGGAACCGGCGTTCGGCATGCGGGCCTATTCCGTACCTGAAATGTTCGCCGACGACCTGAAACGCGATCGCTACGCCTTTGCCGACAACATGTCGGTGCTTCTCACGCATCTCAGTGAAGTCATCCGCAACAATCTCCCACAGCTCCTGTCCTACAAGGACATGAAAGCCCTGATCGAACGCCTCGACCCCGAATACCGCAAGCTCGCCGATGAGATCTGCTCCTCACATATCACCTATCCGGGGCTGCAGGCGGTGCTCAAACTGCTTCTGGCGGAACGGGTCTCGATCCGCAATCTTCACCTCATTATCGAGGCCATTGCCGAGATCGCGCCCCACATCCGTCGCACGGAGCAGATCGTAGAGCATGTTCGAATCCGGATGGCACAGCAGATCTGCGGCGATCTCACGGAAGGCAACACGCTGAAGGTTCTACGCCTTGGCGGACGCTGGGACCTCGCCTTCCACCAGGCGCTCAAGCGCGATGCAAAAGGCGAGATCCGCGAGTTCGACATCGACCCACGCCAGCTGGAAGAATTCGGCCAGGAAGCAAGCGCCTCCATTCGCAAACATCTCGATGCCGGTGAACGCTTCGTGCTTGTCACTGCACCGGAAGCACGCCCCTATGTTCGCATGATCATCGAGCGGCTGTTCCCGACCCTTCCGGTGCTCAGCCATGTAGAAATGGCCAAGGGCGTCGAGCTTTCGGTGCTTGGTTCAATTTCATGA
- the fliQ gene encoding flagellar biosynthesis protein FliQ, translated as MNEADALDIVQYAIWTVLVASSPAVIVAMVVGVGIALVQALTQVQEITLTFVPKIVAILVAVAFSAPFVASQISGFSNVIFQRIEGGF; from the coding sequence ATGAACGAAGCTGACGCTCTCGATATCGTCCAGTACGCCATCTGGACCGTTCTGGTGGCCTCCAGCCCCGCCGTCATCGTCGCAATGGTGGTGGGTGTCGGTATTGCCCTCGTTCAGGCCCTCACGCAGGTGCAGGAAATCACCCTCACCTTCGTGCCGAAGATCGTCGCCATTCTGGTGGCCGTAGCGTTTTCCGCACCTTTCGTCGCCTCACAGATCTCGGGATTCAGCAACGTCATATTTCAGCGTATTGAAGGCGGTTTCTAA
- the flgD gene encoding flagellar hook assembly protein FlgD — translation MNVEAASGTSQAYQNGTQQTSAPQTVDYQAFLRLLVAEMKNQDPTSPMESTDYVAQLATFSQVEQSVQANAKLDQILQASALAQAGSLVGREITSANGDLSGKVAEVRLYSDGVMAILESGDKIAVGPGVVIR, via the coding sequence ATGAACGTCGAAGCAGCATCGGGCACATCCCAGGCCTACCAGAATGGCACGCAGCAAACGTCTGCGCCCCAGACCGTCGATTATCAGGCATTTCTTCGCCTGCTGGTGGCCGAAATGAAAAACCAGGATCCGACCAGCCCCATGGAATCCACCGATTACGTGGCGCAGCTGGCCACCTTCTCACAGGTGGAACAATCAGTGCAGGCCAACGCCAAACTGGACCAGATCCTTCAGGCCTCAGCCCTTGCCCAGGCGGGCAGTCTGGTCGGGCGCGAAATCACATCGGCAAACGGCGACCTGTCTGGCAAGGTTGCGGAGGTGCGCCTCTACAGCGATGGCGTGATGGCCATTCTTGAAAGCGGAGACAAGATCGCCGTGGGCCCCGGCGTGGTCATTCGCTAG
- the flbT gene encoding flagellar biosynthesis repressor FlbT yields the protein MSTLKISLKANEKVYVNGAVIKTDRKVTLEFLNNVQFLLENHVLQAEQACTPLRQLYFTVQIMLITPDSADDARKLFNQLLPKLLVSFTNERIRAGLKHVEELVANGQVYDALKEIRALYPAEDEIMAQNTKTAREAPIAEMAGEQA from the coding sequence ATGAGCACCTTAAAAATATCCCTGAAGGCCAATGAAAAAGTCTATGTGAACGGTGCTGTCATAAAAACGGACCGCAAGGTCACGCTTGAGTTCCTGAACAATGTTCAGTTTCTCCTGGAGAACCATGTCCTTCAGGCCGAACAGGCATGCACCCCTCTGCGTCAGCTCTATTTCACCGTTCAGATCATGCTCATCACGCCGGACAGTGCCGACGACGCCCGGAAACTCTTCAATCAGCTGCTTCCGAAGCTGCTCGTCAGCTTTACCAACGAGCGTATCCGCGCCGGATTGAAGCATGTGGAGGAACTGGTCGCCAACGGGCAGGTTTATGACGCGTTGAAGGAAATAAGGGCGCTCTATCCTGCAGAAGACGAGATCATGGCGCAAAACACGAAAACGGCGAGAGAAGCGCCGATTGCCGAGATGGCGGGAGAACAGGCATGA
- the flaF gene encoding flagellar biosynthesis regulator FlaF, whose translation MYQFSYSEVQTDSLADARDREEQVLSRSIELLEAARDKGSESQEAVEAIHFMVRVWTTFIDDLGNPDNEMPKELRANLISIGLWLLREGEEVRQGRSKNLDGLIEVSQIIRDGIQQ comes from the coding sequence ATGTACCAGTTTTCCTACAGCGAAGTTCAAACAGACTCGCTCGCCGATGCCCGGGACCGGGAAGAACAGGTTCTGAGCCGTTCCATCGAACTGCTCGAGGCCGCGCGCGACAAGGGTTCAGAGTCACAAGAAGCTGTCGAAGCAATTCATTTCATGGTGAGAGTGTGGACCACGTTCATCGACGATCTGGGCAATCCTGACAACGAAATGCCCAAGGAACTCCGGGCGAATTTGATCTCCATCGGCTTATGGCTGTTAAGAGAAGGAGAAGAGGTCCGCCAGGGACGCTCAAAAAACCTCGACGGCCTCATTGAAGTGTCGCAGATCATCCGTGACGGCATCCAGCAATGA
- a CDS encoding flagellar hook-associated family protein, with protein sequence MKTSFVSSLAMSQTLRYQTMRMQAELAEGLKESQTGRHADVGIALGVHAGRNLSMDRNIDRLKGLIDANVLASSRLSATQDAMTQIGDMGQSLLASLTAARSDIDQVDVSRAEAERVLKTLTGVINTNLNGEYLFAGINTDVKPLDDYLAAGSPAKAAFDAAFVAKFGFTQSDPAAASISAADMEDFLDNYVEPQFVGAGWNTNWSSASDQKITSRIAMNETAETSLTANESGVRKLAMAAATISDLLSGPLGDEARSTLYEKSLILVGEAIAEIASAQAKTGIVENRVSDASERISTQVDLLKTLIKDSEGIDPYEAATRVNDLRAQLDASYALTARLQQLSLLNYLR encoded by the coding sequence ATGAAAACCTCCTTCGTCTCCTCGCTGGCCATGTCCCAGACGTTGCGCTACCAGACGATGCGCATGCAGGCGGAGCTTGCCGAGGGCCTGAAGGAATCACAGACCGGTCGCCATGCGGATGTCGGCATCGCTCTTGGTGTTCACGCTGGCAGAAACCTCTCCATGGATCGAAACATCGATCGGCTGAAAGGGTTGATCGACGCCAACGTGCTTGCATCGAGCCGGCTTTCGGCGACACAGGATGCGATGACGCAGATCGGAGACATGGGCCAGAGCCTGCTCGCATCGCTCACCGCAGCCCGGTCCGATATCGATCAGGTAGACGTTTCCCGTGCCGAGGCCGAGCGCGTTCTGAAAACCCTCACCGGTGTGATCAACACCAATCTGAATGGCGAATACCTGTTTGCCGGAATCAACACCGATGTGAAGCCACTCGACGATTACCTGGCGGCCGGCTCGCCGGCCAAGGCAGCCTTCGATGCTGCCTTTGTGGCAAAGTTTGGCTTCACACAGTCCGATCCCGCTGCCGCATCCATCAGCGCTGCCGACATGGAGGACTTTCTCGACAATTATGTCGAACCCCAGTTTGTCGGCGCCGGGTGGAACACCAACTGGTCGAGCGCGTCTGATCAGAAGATCACAAGCCGGATCGCGATGAACGAGACTGCCGAAACGTCTCTGACCGCGAACGAGAGCGGAGTTCGCAAGCTGGCCATGGCAGCCGCCACCATCTCGGATCTGCTGAGCGGTCCGCTGGGAGACGAGGCACGCAGCACTCTGTACGAAAAATCTCTGATCCTTGTCGGCGAAGCCATTGCCGAGATCGCCAGCGCCCAGGCAAAGACCGGCATTGTCGAAAACCGCGTTTCAGATGCCAGCGAACGCATTTCTACGCAGGTGGATCTTCTGAAAACCCTCATCAAGGACAGCGAGGGAATAGACCCTTACGAAGCCGCAACGCGCGTGAACGATCTGAGAGCGCAGCTTGATGCATCATATGCGCTGACGGCGCGCCTCCAGCAACTTAGCCTGTTGAATTATCTTCGATAA
- the flgK gene encoding flagellar hook-associated protein FlgK, with protein MSLTSALSIAQTALFNTSRQTSVVSRNVTESSNPDYAHRSALLTSMVPGARVVQIRRAADEVLFRQNLVAISAWQGQKTMSGGLDMMQLQINGVDNANAPATAIGKLQEALQLYASTPSNSTLAQSAVLAAQQVVRSLNDGAGAIQNFRADADREILAAVDDLNFLLDEFETVNTEIVNGTRSGRDVSDALDRRDALLKKVSEYVSISSTIRPGNDMVIVTADGATLFETVPRPVTFTPNTAYGPGTVGNSVYVDGVPLVPGNGGNTSAKGSIAARLQLRDDTALQMQRQLDEVARGLITAFAETDPSGTQPAMAGLFNWAGGPGIPPAGTLIDGLAGAIRVNAAFDKDAGGDPNLLRDGGANGAAYLHNTTGAASYSDLLLAYSNRLDEPTTFDPLTGLDPNRSVTAFSFDAVGWLEATRKQAASGAEGKEALAVRSATALSNATGVNIDNEMALLLDLENAYEASARLIAVVDEMLNALMQATR; from the coding sequence ATGTCTCTGACGTCCGCACTGAGTATCGCACAAACGGCACTTTTCAATACCTCGCGCCAGACCTCCGTTGTTTCACGCAATGTGACGGAATCAAGCAATCCAGACTACGCTCACCGCAGCGCCCTTCTCACCAGCATGGTGCCCGGTGCCCGTGTCGTGCAGATCAGACGCGCTGCTGATGAGGTGCTGTTCCGGCAGAACCTGGTCGCCATCTCCGCCTGGCAGGGACAGAAAACCATGTCCGGCGGGCTCGACATGATGCAGCTGCAGATCAACGGTGTAGATAACGCCAACGCGCCGGCCACAGCCATAGGCAAACTTCAGGAGGCGTTGCAGCTCTACGCCTCCACACCATCAAACTCCACTCTGGCACAGAGTGCGGTTCTGGCCGCACAACAGGTCGTGCGCTCGCTCAATGACGGCGCAGGCGCAATCCAGAATTTTCGCGCGGATGCCGATCGGGAGATCCTGGCCGCCGTCGACGATCTCAACTTCCTGCTGGATGAGTTCGAGACGGTAAACACCGAAATCGTCAACGGCACTCGCTCGGGTAGAGATGTCTCCGACGCACTCGACCGCCGTGACGCACTGCTGAAGAAGGTTTCGGAATACGTTTCGATCTCCAGCACCATTCGCCCCGGCAACGACATGGTCATCGTCACCGCCGATGGAGCCACGCTGTTTGAAACGGTCCCGCGCCCGGTCACCTTCACTCCCAACACGGCCTACGGTCCTGGAACGGTAGGAAACTCAGTTTATGTTGACGGCGTGCCACTCGTGCCCGGGAACGGCGGCAACACCAGCGCAAAAGGCTCCATTGCAGCCAGATTGCAGCTGCGCGACGACACCGCTCTTCAGATGCAGCGCCAGCTCGACGAAGTCGCGCGCGGTCTGATCACAGCCTTCGCCGAGACAGATCCAAGCGGCACGCAACCCGCGATGGCGGGCCTGTTCAACTGGGCAGGTGGGCCTGGGATACCGCCCGCCGGAACACTGATAGACGGGCTTGCAGGCGCGATCCGTGTCAATGCAGCATTCGACAAAGACGCCGGTGGTGACCCCAACCTGCTGCGTGATGGCGGTGCAAACGGAGCTGCCTATCTGCACAACACAACCGGTGCCGCTTCGTACTCGGACCTGCTGTTAGCCTACTCCAACAGGCTTGACGAGCCGACGACGTTTGATCCTCTGACCGGTCTCGATCCCAACCGCAGCGTCACGGCATTCTCGTTCGATGCCGTCGGCTGGCTGGAAGCCACCCGAAAACAGGCCGCAAGTGGAGCTGAGGGCAAGGAAGCACTGGCCGTACGTTCGGCAACCGCACTCTCGAACGCAACGGGGGTCAACATCGACAATGAGATGGCCCTGCTTCTCGACCTGGAAAACGCCTATGAAGCCTCCGCGCGATTGATCGCCGTCGTCGACGAGATGCTCAACGCTCTGATGCAGGCAACCCGATAG
- a CDS encoding flagellar hook protein FlgE codes for MGLYGMMRTGVSGMAAQSNRLSTVADNIANSSTNGYKRAKAEFSSLVLPSSGGSYNSGGVTTSIRYEISKSGPLQYTTSGTDLAIEGNGFFVVEGTNGQPFLTRAGSFIPNASGELVNAAGYKLMGYSYANGVPAVTANGYAGLEAVTIAQSELVATPSRNGTLTANLPAGADVVAAADLPSANAATAEYTHKSSLVAYDNLGGKQLLDVYMTKTGPDTWEVAVYDRADAAPNTSFPYANPALATTNLTFDPTNGKLAGGSPTDISLTVPGGDTLTIDLSDMTQLDTGFSVTGQVDGSAPYAIDSVEISEDGTVFAQYADGSRRALYRIPLANVQSPDQLQVITGNVFSESADSGGVQLGFSGSGGLGKVTPGAVERSNVDIATELTDMIEAQRNYTANSKSFQTGSELMELLVNLKR; via the coding sequence ATGGGCCTTTATGGCATGATGCGTACTGGTGTTTCCGGCATGGCGGCACAATCCAACCGGTTGTCCACCGTTGCCGACAACATCGCAAATTCCAGTACAAATGGTTACAAGCGCGCGAAGGCGGAATTTTCCTCGCTCGTCCTGCCTTCTTCGGGCGGGTCTTACAATTCGGGCGGCGTCACCACGTCGATCCGATACGAGATCTCCAAATCCGGACCGCTGCAATACACGACATCGGGAACCGACCTGGCAATCGAAGGCAACGGATTCTTCGTGGTCGAAGGGACCAATGGCCAGCCGTTCCTGACCCGCGCCGGCTCATTCATACCCAACGCTTCTGGCGAATTGGTGAACGCTGCCGGTTACAAACTCATGGGCTACAGCTATGCCAATGGTGTCCCGGCGGTCACCGCGAACGGCTATGCCGGCCTTGAAGCTGTCACCATCGCACAGTCGGAGCTGGTCGCAACCCCGTCACGCAACGGCACGCTCACGGCCAACCTTCCCGCCGGAGCAGATGTGGTTGCAGCGGCGGACCTGCCATCCGCCAACGCAGCCACCGCCGAATACACGCACAAATCCTCCCTCGTCGCCTACGACAATCTCGGCGGCAAGCAGCTCCTCGACGTCTACATGACAAAAACCGGCCCTGACACATGGGAAGTGGCCGTTTATGACCGTGCCGACGCAGCTCCGAACACCTCGTTCCCCTACGCGAACCCCGCGCTTGCAACAACCAACCTCACATTCGACCCCACCAATGGCAAACTCGCGGGCGGCAGCCCGACCGATATTTCATTAACGGTACCCGGTGGCGACACGTTGACGATCGACCTGTCCGACATGACCCAGCTGGATACGGGGTTCTCGGTGACAGGACAGGTGGATGGCAGCGCTCCTTACGCCATCGACAGCGTTGAAATCTCCGAGGACGGCACGGTCTTTGCGCAATATGCAGACGGTTCACGCCGCGCGCTCTACCGCATTCCGCTCGCCAATGTGCAAAGCCCCGACCAGTTGCAGGTGATCACCGGCAACGTCTTTTCGGAGAGCGCGGATTCAGGCGGGGTTCAGCTCGGATTCTCGGGGAGTGGCGGTCTTGGAAAGGTCACGCCCGGTGCCGTTGAGCGGTCCAACGTCGATATCGCCACCGAACTCACCGACATGATCGAGGCACAGCGGAATTACACCGCGAACTCCAAGTCATTCCAGACAGGCTCGGAGTTGATGGAACTCCTGGTCAACCTGAAACGCTAG